From a single Lacerta agilis isolate rLacAgi1 chromosome 3, rLacAgi1.pri, whole genome shotgun sequence genomic region:
- the LOC117044732 gene encoding LOW QUALITY PROTEIN: meiotic nuclear division protein 1 homolog (The sequence of the model RefSeq protein was modified relative to this genomic sequence to represent the inferred CDS: inserted 1 base in 1 codon) — protein sequence MSKKRGLSVEEKRTRMMEIFFETKDVFQLKDIEKITPKEKGITAMSVKEVLQSLVDDSMVDTDRIGTSNYFWAFPSKALHARKCKLEELQNQFSEYSKKKKCLQETIEKSKIGRQDTXQANKVAKEAANRWTDNIFATKSWAKRKFAFEESKIDKTFGIPEDFDYID from the exons ATGTCAAAGAAAAGGGGGCTGAGTGTTGAAGAGAAGAGAACACGGATGATGGAAATATTTTTTGAAACAAAAGATGTATTCCAACTAAAAGACATTGAGAAAATTACTCCAAAAGAGAAAGGAATCACTGCTATGTCGGTGAAGGAGGTCTTACAGAGCTTAGTTGATGATAGTATGGTGGACACGGACAGGATTGGGACTTCAAATTATTTTTGGGCTTTTCCAAGTAAAGCTCTTCATGCAAGAAAGTGTAAACTGGAGGAACTGCAGAATCAGTTCTCAGAatatagcaaaaagaaaaaatgcttaCAAGAAACCATTGAGAAATCAAAAATTGGGCGCCAAGACA GTCAAGCAAATAAAGTAGCTAAGGAAGCAGCCAACAGATGGACTGATAATATCTTTGCAACAAAATCTTGGGCCAAACGGAAGTTTGCGTTTGAAGAGAGCAAAATTGACAAAACATTTGGTATTCCTGAAGACTTTGACTACA